One window of Lytechinus variegatus isolate NC3 chromosome 2, Lvar_3.0, whole genome shotgun sequence genomic DNA carries:
- the LOC121407133 gene encoding serine/threonine-protein kinase 24-like isoform X3 has product MDSYSLSSSSSSLMSEITELFPELKTTCDSIEVLNSHKTSGDDSVIQDGCETDDVFEKKSSSYSNRLQVLNEAVIKKLSSKVKCQRLTMKDVGTFDKCKRVKKINDLQEIGRGTYGRVLLGRHIQTKRALAIKQSCRSQNHHASNEMVNESNDAISARVQKEAVVHLLLSDSQYFPRFLGTLDLDNDPCLAIEFVGNQKSGTAFSLLEPPPLSVANGLDIAEDVVRGMMELHDQGLLHNDLKTDNVLLEKRGHSYHAVIIDFGMVSTISSPLRMTELPEELKVAYIHGEEGDYVAPEVVLHGQSTSISSDVFSVGKILEDITKVVEDVHF; this is encoded by the exons ATGGACTCCTACTCGCTGTCAAGCAGCTCATCAAGTCTAATGAGTGAAATCACCGAGCTATTCCCAGAACTGAAGACAACATGTGATTCCATTGAAGTTCTCAACTCTCATAAGACTAGTGGTGACGACAGTGTTATTCAG GATGGATGTGAGACCGATGATGTATTCGAGAAAAAGTCATC ATCTTACTCGAACAGACTGCAGGTGCTCAATGAAGCGGTCATCAAGAAGTTGTCATCAAAAGTCAAATGCCAAAGGCTAACAATGAAAGATGTCGGAACATTTGACAAATGCAAACGAGTTAAG AAGATCAACGATCTGCAAGAGATTGGTCGAGGAACCTATGGAAGAGTGCTCTTGGGGCGACACATCCAGACAAAGAGGGCTCTGGCAATCAAACAATCTTGCAGATCACAAAACCACCACGCGTCCAACGAAATGGTCAATGAGTCCAATGACGCGATCAGTGCACGGGTACAGAAAGAGGCAGTTGTCCACCTACTTCTATCCGACAGTCAGTACTTTCCGAGGTTTTTAGGCACGCTCGATCTCGACAACGACCCTTGCTTGGCAATAGAATTTGTTGGAAATCAAAAGTCAGGAACCGCCTTCTCTCTACTCGAGCCCCCGCCTTTGTCTGTGGCAAACGGCCTCGACATCGCAGAGGATGTCGTGCGAGGAATGATGGAGCTTCACGACCAAGGACTCCTGCACAACGATCTTAAGACCGATAATGTCCTTCTCGAGAAAAGAGGTCATAGTTACCACGCTGTCATCATTGACTTCGGTATGGTCAGCACGATCTCGTCGCCATTACGGATGACGGAGCTTCCAGAAGAATTGAAAGTAGCATACATCCACGGAGAGGAGGGTGATTACGTAGCCCCCGAGGTCGTTCTACATGGACAGTCAACATCGATTTCATCGGATGTATTCTCAGTTGGCAAAATCCTTGAAGACATCACAAAAGTTGTAGAAG